Proteins found in one Sphingomonas sp. SORGH_AS_0879 genomic segment:
- a CDS encoding serine hydrolase has protein sequence MTIDRRRFVQGMTVAAMFAPSAATGAPTPRFAVAFDEIRSWVGKAFPGAVVAIGTHGRLVALRSVGRMSSAPDAPPMPRNAIFDLASLTKVVGTTTAAELLYDRGLLDLDRPVIAYLPAFAATPGHERITIRHLLSHSSGLFTTDLLWQHSRDRQELLALIDHMPVAWPPGSRYQYRDENMIVMGEIVERLSGKPLDRFLHDTAFGPLGMKDTGFNPPASRLERIAPTEQDDVFRHRLIRGVVHDENAYVLGGVAGHAGLFSTARDLAKLAELYLRGGKGLLKPSSIAAFTTRQAEPPGTSRALGWDMPDASGSFAGPRASPDALIHTGFTGTSLYIDRQRDAFIVLLTNRVNPTRDNKRIGEARIAIHTAILAAIDGLPLDRQPRPDRIRSQRRR, from the coding sequence CCCCTCGGCCGCTACCGGGGCGCCGACGCCACGCTTCGCCGTCGCCTTTGACGAGATACGATCCTGGGTCGGCAAGGCCTTTCCCGGCGCGGTCGTCGCGATCGGCACCCATGGCAGGCTGGTGGCACTGCGAAGCGTCGGACGGATGTCGTCCGCGCCCGATGCACCGCCGATGCCCCGCAACGCGATCTTCGATCTCGCCTCGCTCACCAAGGTCGTCGGCACGACGACTGCGGCCGAGTTGCTCTACGATCGGGGGTTGCTCGATCTCGATCGCCCGGTGATCGCCTATCTCCCGGCTTTCGCCGCCACGCCCGGGCATGAGCGGATCACCATACGGCACCTGCTCAGCCATAGTTCGGGCCTGTTCACCACCGATCTCCTCTGGCAGCACAGCCGCGACCGGCAGGAACTGCTCGCCCTGATCGACCATATGCCGGTCGCGTGGCCACCCGGCTCGCGCTACCAGTATCGCGACGAAAACATGATCGTGATGGGGGAAATCGTCGAGCGCCTGTCTGGCAAGCCGCTCGACCGGTTCTTGCACGACACTGCATTCGGGCCGCTGGGGATGAAGGATACCGGCTTCAACCCGCCCGCCAGCCGGTTGGAAAGGATTGCACCGACCGAGCAGGACGATGTGTTCCGCCACCGGCTGATCCGGGGCGTGGTGCATGACGAGAACGCCTATGTGCTGGGCGGTGTTGCCGGACATGCCGGGCTCTTTTCGACCGCGCGGGACCTGGCCAAGCTGGCGGAACTCTATCTTCGTGGCGGCAAAGGGTTGCTGAAGCCATCCAGCATCGCCGCCTTTACCACACGCCAGGCCGAACCGCCGGGCACGTCGCGCGCGCTCGGGTGGGACATGCCCGACGCATCCGGCAGCTTTGCCGGTCCACGCGCCTCCCCCGACGCGCTGATCCATACCGGCTTCACCGGCACGTCCCTCTATATCGACCGCCAGCGTGACGCCTTCATCGTCCTCCTGACCAATCGCGTAAATCCCACCCGCGACAACAAGCGCATCGGTGAAGCCCGGATCGCGATCCACACCGCGATATTGGCGGCGATCGACGGCCTTCCCTTGGACAGACAGCCGCGCCCGGACCGGATACGTTCGCAACGGCGGCGATAG